The stretch of DNA CGACGGCAGGGGGGTCTTCTCTGGTTCGCTTTCGAATTTTGAGCTCTCAAAAATCTCAACAATAGATAAAGCAaactcaatgaagaagaagaagctgaagctTGAAGGGGGCCCAATTGCCCCAACAGTCTAAGAAAATTTCTCCAATTGCTCATTGCTAGGTCCCCACCTGATTAGCCCTCAACCTCAGCCATTTTGCTACACCAAACTTCCCCTAGATATTGAAGAGGTCCAAAATGTTACTCCCCCCTTGGCCGacgaattttggacaatttccctccAAATCCAATTAAGTTCTCCTCtaattgagctcaatttggcCCCCATAAAATCAACCAAGGTGCCATCatccatctcatgatttttcttcatcaattgacACAACTTGATAGTAAGAAATGCGACCAAAAACGGCCTTCGATTTTCTCGGTCCAAAATAgccttactttgatttttcgccaaaatctcaggtttgcagaaaaatcttcggagaatgagtcgatgttcctaaaatgaatcgtgacataatagaactttcaatttctgaaatcgggtttaaattcgtGGTTTATTTCAACCGAgagtgattttagcgtgacctaacctaccggttagcttttaggaatttttagtgcaattagcccgtggtcgattattttcgagtcacattgtgcatcttcaactcattggcgactctcagttgacgtgaaaatctcgagatttcaaatacaggcacagggtatagaaatgacataaaaatcagtttagtgccgtttgacaaaaattttgcaattaagtgaaatcacccacacttcAATCACATACCTCAGTTGAACCGACTTATCTTCGATCactaatcgattttgacaatgccgtattgacccttacAAATTAGCATGGTCAAGCaatcgatttctggtcgaattctcaagtctattgcgttaaaattccttaacggcttcaccagatagactagttttctcatgagtgattagctcaaagaaaaagactataggcacgtcaatgaaaagccAAAATTATTCAACTGAAAACAGAATTTGAAAATCACGATGTCacataggtcgattcgatagaggcatgtaattaaagtatgaatgattccacctaattgcaaaattcttgttgaacggcactaaaccgatttttctgtcatttctgtaccctatgctcgtatttgaaaccttgagactttcacgacaaccgagagtagCCAATGAGTctaagatgtacaatgtggctcgaaaataatagaccacgggtcaaacgcactaaaaatacctaaaagctacccggtaagttatgtcacgctaaaatcttgtccggttgaaattaaccacgaaattgaactcgatttcagaaattgaaagttctgtcatgtcacgatttattttaagaacgtcGACACATCCTCCAAAGAATTTTCGGTGAGTCCGGGATTTTCGGCGAAAATCAAACTTTGGTGAAATTGGACCAGAAAATTCGAAGGTCCGTGAGTTGCGGGGTTTTCTCGGGTTCTTGTTCACGGTTCTCTCTTCTTGGGCGTCGGTTCTTTTGTTTCTACTGTAACCCAAGCTGCTGATTCCAGGCGTGTTGGCCGTTCGTTGGGCCAACTTTTTGGGGGAAAGTGACGCCTCTTGCCTCTCCTTCAAACCCTCGGCTTCGTCTCCTGGTACGTATCCTCTCCTCGATTCACTTGGCTATCGATGGCTAGGGTTCCGCCCGGGTCGCTTGCTTGCTGTGATTCGTGAGTTGAGATGGATACGGAGCGAGGAGGGATCGAAATGAGGAGAAGGGGACAAGTTCCCGTGGTGGTCTTCCCATTCGGAGGAAACTTTGTTGATGACTGGTATGGGAGGAAAGTCGGGTTCGGACTCGCTCCGTCCGGTCCGATCGAGCGCGAGTTCCTCGCACAAGTGGTGGGGCGCGACCTGTCCAGCGAGGAAGGTCCCGCTCAGCTAAGCCTCAGGGCAGGGATACCGCCAAGAATTCATCAGGGAAATCGTGGGTTGTGGTGGCAAGAACCGTGGCCAAGGGCTACGATTTGGTGTATACTCCACCAACTATGGTTAACAATAGACCTGTGATTGAGATCACTGATCAAGATCTAGAAGCTGCAGATCCAAGATGTTTGAATGCTTAATGGGCTACTTCATTGGTCGCCGAATGCCTTTTAAGGTAGTTGAGGAGGCTATGAAGAAAATGTGGGGGCCAAACCTTTCTGAAGTCATGTCAAATGGCAAAGGTCTCTTTATGTTTCGCATTCCTGATAGGGAATTCCGTCGAAGCGTGCTTGAAAGTGGTCGGATAACGGTTGCTAGAATACCACTTGTGCTGCAGCAATGGACCCCTGGTCTTGAGCTGAGAAGGGAGACCCACCGTGTGGTTCATGTTTGGGTTAGACTATCGAACATCCCCTTTTCGTGTTGGTCCGCCCACTTCATCGGGAGAGTTGCAAGTGCGCTTGGCAAACCCCTTTATGTGGATAAGAGTACAGAGCAGGTGAATAGCCTTACCTTTGCTAGGGTCTGCATCGAAATTACTGCTGATCAACCTGATTGGAAACTGATTGAGACAACCCATAATGGTACGAAGTGTGAAATAGGAGTGGAGTTTGAGTGGCGACCCCTTTGCTCGTGCTGAATGTGGCATCTTTGGCCACAATTGTGCAGCGGCTATTAGGCCTGGTGGACCTGGAACAGAACGTGTCGATGATGGTCCTTCTTCAAAGGAATCCGAACCTTATAGCAAGGCTGCAAGTGGAAATATCTCACAGCAAATCAGACCATCTTCGGTGGCGTCTGAGGATCGAGGGGGAAGGTCTTCGGGTGCGCCGTTGGTCCCTTTTACGGAATCTGCAATGGATGTAGGACAGACCAACTCCTTTGGTGGTTCCTCTCCTCTTGTTCAGCAGGTTGCGAATCTGGAGGTACCTCTTCCATCGCACCAAAGTGACCTTGCTTAGCATGGGAATCAGGTCAAAGGCAAGGAGAAGGAGCAGAAGTCGCAGAACTTGAATGCTTCGTTGACACCATACTCGGAGGCGAGGCAGCCTTGCAACCTGAAGGAAGCTGTACTTGGACAAAAGCCTCCTAAAGTCCCTGCAAAAATTAGTTCTGGCCTTTCCTCTCAGGCTTCTGACTTGGCACCAGATGCTGTTATGCCGCCTGGAGACTAGGAAGATGAGACCAGCAATATTTCATCTAAAGAAGACGGTGGCCACACGCCTAGACCCGCTCCTTCGAGTGGCCTTTCGGAACCTACTAGGGCTGGTTCGAGCCAAGATCAGCTTCTCCTTTTGCTGCCTGACCCGCCGGGACCTTCTCCTATGGAGGACTCGAAAGCGACTAGAAGTAGGCGCAGGGGCGCCAAGCGGAAGTAATTCTCTCCTTTTGCTGTCtatgttttttggtttttggaatGTTAGAGGTATTATGAACCCTGTCAGAAGGGCGGAGATTAGAAAGTTTGCTGTTGCAAATAAGCTTTGCCTTATTGGGCTTTTTGAAACTAAAGTTCCAGAGCCTTTGTTTGGTTCCATATCTTCCAATATTTTGAGAGGCTGGAATTGGATTGCGAACTATGATTTTGCTCCGCGCGGTAGAGTCTGGATTGGATGGGATCCAGCTACCGTCAGTTTTGAGTTGATCTCTTCGAATGACCAAGCCATCCATGGGTGCTTGAAGGGGTTATCTTCTAATTTTACTTGCTGTGTTTCCGCTATCTATGGAGAGCATTCCTTTATGCGGCAGAGGCCTCTTTGGTCTGATCTTATCAATTGTGACGATTTTTTTCAAGACTATGCCTGGATAGTAGCcggagattttaatgcaatcaAGGACCCTTCTGATCGCGTTGGTAGCTATAATGCCTGGATCCCCTGTTTTGATGATTTCAAGTTATGTCTGGACCAAACGGAACTTGAGGACCTCAGGTACTCTGGCCTTCGGTTTACCTGGTCGACCTCGGCGGGTGCGAATAGGAAGATGCGAAAAATTGATAGAGTTCTTGTCAACTCTAAATGGAGAATGGACTTTTCATACTCGGAGGCGTCGTTTCTCAATCCTGGAATTTCTGATCATACTCCTATGGTTGTCAGGGTTGTGGATCCGTGTCCAAGGAGGAAGCCTTTTAAGTACTTTGATTTTTGGGTTGAGCACCCGGACTTCCATTCTACGGTCTTGCAGGTGTGGGATAGTCAAGTTTGGGGAGTTCCCATGTTTAAACTAGTTTCGAAGCTGAAATTGTTGAAATCTCGCCTCAAGGATCTTAATCTGGAGGCTTTCTCGGATATTTCTCTAAGAACTCTTGAAGCGAGGGAAGCCTTGCGTTCTACTCAGCATCTCCTTCAGTTGGATCCTGAAAATATTCCACTAGCTGAGCTTGAAAAAGGGCAGCGCCGTGCTTTTATAGACCTTCATGGTCAAGAGGAATCGTTCTATaagcaaaaatcaagaattagATGGCTGAAGGAAGGAGATCGCAACACGAGATTCTTCCACAATTGTGTCAAAGCTAGACATCTCAATAACCGTATCCTCTTTGTCAAAGACACTTTGCAGTACGGTCGTCTCGGACCCTGATTTGGTGCCTCAAgtttttctatctttcttttcgGATCTACTTGCTCCTCGAGCTGGCTTAGCTAAGCCTGATCTTCAAGAGCTTACTTCTCTTATTCGAAAGCCGCTTTCCGATAGCCAGGTTTATTCCCTAGCTTCTCCTGTCTCTGATTTGGAAGTTAAGAAGACCTTGTTCTCGCTTGCGAAGGGAAAAGCCCCTAGTCCAGATGGGTTTACAGCAGAATTCTTTAAAAGTAACTGGGATATCGTAGGCCCTTTAGTTATAGAGGCTGTGAAAGATTTTTTCTCCTCAGGTTGTCTTCTTAAAGAAGTTAATGCGACTATCCTAGCTCTAATTCCTAAGGTGCCGAATGCTTGTGAAGTAAACGACAGACCGATTGCTTGCtgcaatactatctataagctTATCACCAAGATCTTGGCCAATAGAATTGCGCCTGTACCTCAGGATATTGTAAACCCGTCCCAGAATGCGTttgtaaaaggaagaagaataagggaTAATATCTTATTGGCTCAAGAGCTGTTTGCAGGCTTCCACCTAGACCCATACCTCCCAAGATGTGCGGTCAAAGTGGATTTTCGCAAGGCCTATGACACTGTGGACTGGGATTTCCTAGAGCTTACTCTTACTACCTTCCGGTTTCCTCCGTGGATTATTCGTCGGATTATGGCTTGTGTACGCACACCCAGGTTCTCTATCTCTATTAATGGGGAGCTTCATGGCTTCTTCCCAGGAGGTAGAGGCCTTAGGCAGGGTGACCCAATGTCTCCTTATTTATTTACATTGATCATGGAAATCTTCTCGGGAATATTGAGCCAAAGGTCTTCGGCTAAAGACTTTAAATATTATTGGAGATGTAAGTCTCCCAAGCTTACTCATCTTTTTGCGACGATGTGTTCCTCTTTTGCCAAGCAGATTGGAAATCGGCTGTGATCCTCAAAAGAAGCCTCGACATTTTCCCTTCATGGAGTGGTCTTCTCCCCAACAAAAATAAGAGCGACATCTTTCTTTCGGGAGGTGATCCTGCTTTGTGCAACAGAATCCTCCTAGCATTTGGTTTTCAGGAAGGTAAACTCCCGATTCGGTACCTTGGAGTGCCAATTATCTCAAAGAGGTTGAGTAAGGCTGACTGTACTCAGTTAATTGACCGCATTACCGCGCGAGCCCGCTCCTGGTCCCACAGGTTCCTCTCTTTTGCTGGGAGACTTCAGCTCATAAGGTCAGTGCTTCACGCTATTCAGTCTTTTTGGGCTAGTGTCTTCACTTTGCCCTCCTCGGTTATCTTGGGAATTGAAAGCATTCTTCGtagatttctttggaaaggCACCTCCTTGGATAAGGGAGGTGCTAAAGTCTCATGGGCGGATGTTTGTTTGCCTAAGGAGGAAGGGGGCCTGGGTATTCGGTCTATCAAAGATTGTAACAAAGCCTCAATGATGAAATTCATTTGGATCCTCTTTACGGATAAGGAATCTCGTGGTGCCGTTGGATCCACTCCAACTTTTAAAGAAACATAACTTCGGGTTGCCCTCGGCCTTCGGTTTGTGCATGGAGTTGGAAAAAGATCCTTCAACTTCGGGCGGTTGTAGACAATCCTTCGGTTGGAAGGTCGGTGACGGCCGATCTATCTCATTGTGGTTCGATAGCTGGTTGCCTTGTGGCCCTCTTCATTTACAAGTTCCTCAATCTTTTTTGTTGGACCCCGACGTTCCAGCAAAGGCGATTGTGGCTTCTTTATATTCGTGTGCTGGAAGATCCTGTAAATTGCGGTTGGAGAATTGTGGTTTCTTGCTTCCTCCTCTTTCGGTTGATAGCGATCATTTTGTGTGGCGTCAAGATTCTTCAGGGGCCTTCTCCGTAGCTTCTGCTTGGAACGCCATCAGAGCTTCTAAAGCCAAAGCACCTTGGACTTCTTTTGTGTGGGATAAGGATTCAGCCCCTCAGTTTCAATTCCTCTTGTGGCTTATTACTAAAAACGACTTGCCAACGCAGTCACTTCTTCTCTCATATGGAAGGATCGATTACTCGGTTTGCACCTTTTGTAATACTCAGCCTGACTCGACTAACCATTTGTACTTTGAGTGTAATATTTTAAATACCGTTATTTACTTTTGGGCAACTAGGTGCAATTTGCCGTGGAGGAACGGCACTTGGGCGGAAAACCTTGCTTGGGCTATGAAATTCCTTGCGGTAAAGACTTCTTTCATAGTCTCTCCCGCTATTCCTTTGGAGCTCTTTGCTAtctaatttggaagaagagaaatgctaTGATTTTTCGAGGGGAATCTCTTGATATTCCCgctttgaagaaccatttgatAAAGATGGTTAAAGATAAAGAAATTACATACAAGGATGTCCCTGACACTCCAAGGAATTGGCGTCTTCAGAGGGGTTGGGAGCTTGACCCAATTATCTTCATTTAACCCTTTGGGGTTTCTATCCTTTTGATCCTGCTAGGTCGTCTTCAGCACGGATGTTCTAGGCTTCGTCCATGGAGATCTGGTTGCTGAATCTGGTGGCTGGGCTGTGTCTGTTGTTTGCGCTCTTTCTGTCCTTGCCCTTTGTGGCTTTTGcgcggctcccttccactcttttgTTCACAtttagagtgtaagttttggtgccgTTTGTGTACATTTGTCCTATGCTTATCTATATATTCTtgcctttaccaaaaaaaaataaaaattcgaaggTCCGTTTTTGAGTGCGCTTTTGGCATCgaagttggttcaattggtgaGGGAAAATTATGGAATTGAAGTGGGCACCTACCTTGGCAATTTGGCCACTTAATTGGATTGTTTTGGAGAGGAATTGAAGTGATTTGAAGGGGAATTACACCAAAATTTGTAGCTATGAGTGTGGTGCAACATTTGGGGCATCGATTGAAGCTTAGAGGGGAAGATTGGTAGGGGATAAGGTAGCTGAGCAGCGATGGACATTGGGGGCCTCTCTCATGATGAATTGAGATATTTTGAAGACGTTTGAGGCCATTTGTGGTTTGATTGCAgcccatctccttcttcttcctcagcttctATTCCTCCACTTTGTTGCTGTTTTGGAGCTAGAAAACCAGAGAGAACCAGCAGAAAACCAGCCAAGATAGCCAGCTCTCCTCGCCAGCCCACCCACTCGAGCAGCTCGCACGACCGCCGATCACCGCATGTCGTCTGGATTGTTTGCCGAGCCAGCCATGCATCCACCGTCCTAAGGCTGTCATCGCTGCTATCCTCGAGCCGAAGCCAACCTCGCCTCACGCCTCCCTCACGCCGCTCGACCGTCGCAGCTGCGCCAAGCCACCATCCTCCGTGTCGAGCTCCCTTTACTGGACCAGCTAGCCTAAGCTCAGCGCATTCTAGCCACTGTAGCCCCTTGGACTAGCTCAAAATAGAACCGAGTCTCAGCTTGAGGGCAAAGACTTGCGGGGTCGTTTTCGAGCCCTTTAGGACCTCCCTTGGTGCCGCCATAGACACAGGTCGTCACCGCCTTCGTGTAGTCATCGCCGTGAACCCGTTAGCTCGCTAATctggtgagttaactccctaatccgTGATTAGGTTGTTGATTGCACTTAGGAGTTTAGTTTACTGTTAATTAGCTTAGTTAGATTAATACTAGATGAGATTAgtcttaagatggattagtgttaatctataatggttagattagccttaataTGGATTAGCGTTGatctaattagtgagattagTACTAATGAGGTTGGATTAGTCTAATTCAGTGGACTTTCTTCAGTTCTGATTTCTGGACCCTCACCATTTGCCATTTTCATGGATCAAAATGTGCTGAGATTTTGAGGTtgattccttcttgaaaaatgttttaggcATACTCAGCTATGACATATATGTTATCcaagattttagggatttaaagAAATGGATATTTCAACTCTGTCATTTAAAAACAGAACCTTTGTTTTTGTTGGAACTAGTGACCTTTGGGGATTCAAGGGATTTTTATCCACTCGTAGGCTTCcaatttcaaaatggtttcttcacaaaagttgtttttcacatcttttagtttaacatagtcaaattttagatcaaatggacaagttttAGATCTCGAAACAAGCTGGTTTTGGAAAATAGACTTTTTGGAAACGGACTCAGTTTTTGTACTGGATCGATCGATTTACAGGGCCTAATATAGGAGGATCTGGTTTAAGATTtctgcatgaaaaatgttcGCTTATGTGTCCCTTATGACATAtccaaatttgggaattttcgaaAATTGTTTGATTAGATTTCTATATATAAACTCAGAGACGCGCGAGTGGACCATTTCTGTCGTTTAGGACCGGTAGTAGTTTTGGTGATTGTTCTTGATGCTATGCTTGCTAAACCATTCctatttggtgatgtggttgacCTATGATATGCTTAGAAGTTATGCATGATAATGCGTGAATAGTTCTGCCATGGTTGTGGTTTATTGTTATTGCTTTATGTGGCGACTATCGAAAGAAGGTGAGATGTGTTGAGAAAACCAAATGGTTGTGAGCTGGTAAAGGACTAAGTGTGCACGATAACAAAACTTCAtatgagccacctctagaaccttgtacCGTTGCGTATTATagtcaagaactaagtgctacatgatagCGTGACTTCgcgggagccacctctagtaccgTGAGCTATTGATTATCATTGTctagaactaagtgctacacgatagcgtgacttcgtgggagccacctctagtaccttgtATTGTGGTTGATTGTAGTCAGCGACTAAGTGCCACACGATATCAGAACTTCGTGGGGGGGGGgacctctagaaccttgagtcTGAAATTGAGTTTGAGTATTGAGTTTGAATGTGGAGTAGGAATATTGAGCTGGGATGTTGAGTTTGACTATTCATAGTGAATATCGAGTGTGGATTAAACCAACGATATGAGTTAcccgcgcctgattatgggacgaaatttTGTTGCAtagaatgggacgtgtcataacgatttggctttATAATCGGGACTCTTGTGAATTGTTTGATGAGTGATATGATGTGTTCCAATTCTTGAATGCATTTGCTATATGCATAAGTGTTTATGTGATGCACTAATGTGCAGGGAcgtgctgaggcgaggtaagttctgaGTGGTGCATGTTTAAGACATCTCTGACTGAATTTCTTGTCTTAGTCTAAGTTTAGGGtgttgactcgctgagatttattctcaccctgtcgtggtttacaattttttaggTCCCTAGTTTGTAGAACCCAGAGCCTGAGGTTGAAGGGTTCGAAACATAGGTGGCTTGGTAGTTTCTTTCTAGAGATAGACTAGTTTGTATAAACCTGAGATGTTTTTAAAGCGTGATTGATGGATttggttgtcctacttttctattccatgttTGTTATTGTCCAGGTATATAGTTATgagttcgcttccgcatgtgcagtAATTTGTTTGGTTCGTGATGCGTTCTGGGAACTTCataattttatcgaccaccaagggatgtgtGCGCGCTCGAGGTTTAGGGCGTGACATCACCACCTGAAGTGGTTTAAGAGCTATGCACCGAATAGGAAAGACAGTGATTCCGAAATAATTTTGTCAGAGTAGCGCAGCGGAATTTTGGTTAAGTTCGTGTAACTTCAATTTGTTGTAATAAGGTCGTAGAAAGGAGAATCGCTGGTGAGAGTTGTACTTCAATATTTtgcttatgtataactttgatatCATATATAATAAAGTTTGGCTCAAGGAGCATCTTGTTGTAATGAATTGTGTGTTTAAGGagtatctggatcagtttgtgattgttttcgTCAACAACATCCCAGTATACTTGAGAAGTCCTGAGGAGCACGAAAGATAGTTAAGGACAATACTTCAGACTCTGCGAGATCATGGACTATATGCCAAGTTCaataagtgcgagttttggttgacttgtgTGGCGTttctaggtcatgtgattttagGCAAAGGAATCTCTATGGACCAGActaagattgaagcagtgatcaactggccaagaccgacaacagtgatagagatcaggagttttttgggtttggcaggttattacaaAATGTTCGTGGAAGGATTCTTAGCTTTAGCTTCGCCGTTGACGCgactgctgaagaaggaagagaagtctgtgtggacagataagtgcgagcgtagtttccaagagcttaagcagaagctgactaccacaCCAGTGTTAACAATACAATCTGGTCCTAGAGGATATGAGATCTACATTGATGCATTGTTTGGGGGACTGGGTTGCATGTTAATGCAGCATGGGTGGGTcgttgcatacgcgtcccgtcaggcgtcccgtcagttgagacctcatgagttgaattacccaacgcatgacttggaactcaCAGCAATTATCTTcactctgaagatttggagacattatttgtgtgaaGATAGGTTACAGATCTTTACAgatcatcaaagtctcaagtatttattctctcaaaaggagttgaatatgaggaGTGTCGTTGAATGGAACTTCTTAAGGAGTATGATTGCGACATTCTGTATCATCCTGGAAAGGCTAATAAGGTAGCAGATGcgttgagtcgaaagtcttcaattGCGTAGATGGTGATCAAGGAGTGGATTTTACTCGAGAGAGTTCGaggttcaattttcaaatttgaggtaggccacctcttgaatcttatggccaccctcagaattgaactgGAAGTAGAGATCAGAATCAAGATGCTGCAGTTGACAGACCTAGAGATTTAGAAGATCCTGCAATTTCTtgtagaaaagagaaaagctgaCTTTCAAATTCCTGAGGACATAACACTGAGGTTCCAAGGacaattgtgtgtacctgacgatgtagagcttaaggaggagattTTATCAAAAGCTCATTGtagtagttacagcattcatccaggtagtacgaagatgtatcagaatatgtgtcaacactattggtggactagtatgaaggcggatatcaccaagcatgtcgccaagtgtcgatgtgtcagcaagtgaaggcataGCAGTGTAAGCCAGGAGGACTTCTACAACCActcgagattcccgagtggaaatgggaacacctcacaatggactttgtgatggGCTTACCAATGAGTCAGAGGGGTAATAATTCTATTTGGGTCGTGGTTGACAGATTGATGAAGTCTGCTCACTTTATTGCCATACCAAAGGATTTTGCATTGGACAAATATGCTGAGTTGTAAATGTGTCAGATTGTTCGTTTGCATGGAATGTTAGTGACCATTACGTTTGATCGAGACCCGAAGTTCACCGCAGCCTTCTGGAAAAGTTTACAGACTGCCTTGGgaacgaagctgcagtacagtacggcctatcatccGCAGACAGATGGCCAGTCTAAGAGGATGATTCAGACCCTTGAGGAtatgctgagagcttgtgtagtagacttcaaaggaagctgggaggaacaacttcatctcgttgagttcgcctacaacaacagctactaGCAGAGTATTCATATGGcaccttttgaagcgttgtatggcaaaGCGTGTTGAACTTCAGTTTGTTGCGATGAAGTCGGAGAACGAAAGAttacaggcccagagttggttcaatAGTTAGTGGATGCAGTTGCAATTATCAGGGACAGATTAAAATC from Eucalyptus grandis isolate ANBG69807.140 unplaced genomic scaffold, ASM1654582v1 tig00008050, whole genome shotgun sequence encodes:
- the LOC104455464 gene encoding uncharacterized protein LOC104455464; protein product: MGYFIGRRMPFKVVEEAMKKMWGPNLSEVMSNGKGLFMFRIPDREFRRSVLESGRITVARIPLVLQQWTPGLELRRETHRVVHVWVRLSNIPFSCWSAHFIGRVASALGKPLYVDKSTEQVNSLTFARVCIEITADQPDWKLIETTHNAAIRPGGPGTERVDDGPSSKESEPYSKAASGNISQQIRPSSVASEDRGGRSSGAPLVPFTESAMDVGQTNSFGGSSPLVQQVANLEVKGKEKEQKSQNLNASLTPYSEARQPCNLKEAEDETSNISSKEDGGHTPRPAPSSGLSEPTRAGSSQDQLLLLLPDPPGPSPMEDSKATRSRRRGAKRKGIMNPVRRAEIRKFAVANKLCLIGLFETKVPEPLFGSISSNILRGWNWIANYDFAPRGRVWIGWDPATVSFELISSNDQAIHGCLKGLSSNFTCCVSAIYGEHSFMRQRPLWSDLINCDDFFQDYAWIVAGDFNAIKDPSDRVGSYNAWIPCFDDFKLCLDQTELEDLRYSGLRFTWSTSAGANRKMRKIDRVLVNSKWRMDFSYSEASFLNPGISDHTPMVVRVVDPCPRRKPFKYFDFWVEHPDFHSTVLQVWDSQVWGVPMFKLVSKLKLLKSRLKDLNLEAFSDISLRTLEAREALRSTQHLLQLDPENIPLAELEKGQRRAFIDLHGQEESTVVSDPDLVPQVFLSFFSDLLAPRAGLAKPDLQELTSLIRKPLSDSQVYSLASPVSDLEVKKTLFSLAKGKAPSPDGFTAEFFKSNWDIVGPLVIEAVKDFFSSGCLLKEVNATILALIPKVPNACEVNDRPIACCNTIYKLITKILANRIAPVPQDIVNPSQNAFVKGRRIRDNILLAQELFAGFHLDPYLPRCAVKVDFRKAYDTVDWDFLELTLTTFRFPPWIIRRIMACVRTPRFSISINGELHGFFPGDWKSAVILKRSLDIFPSWSGLLPNKNKSDIFLSGGDPALCNRILLAFGFQEGKLPIRYLGVPIISKRLSKADCTQLIDRITARARSWSHRFLSFAGRLQLIRSCKLRLENCGFLLPPLSVDSDHFVWRQDSSGAFSVASAWNAIRASKAKAPWTSFVWDKDSAPQFQFLLWLITKNDLPTQSLLLSYGRIDYSVVFSTDVLGFVHGDLVAESGGWAVSVVCALSVLALCGFCAAPFHSFVHI